From one Polynucleobacter sp. UK-FUSCHL-C3 genomic stretch:
- a CDS encoding glycine zipper family protein — protein sequence MTWQRSRLTISLIASAVLLTACAGAEVRPIVDMNGVNEARYEKDLAECQDYAKQATGMGGTAAKGAGAGAVVGGLLGLVTGSNTTGIVQAAGAGAIIGGAGGAYKGNDSQEAVVKKCLVGRGYKVLN from the coding sequence ATGACCTGGCAGCGCTCTCGCCTTACCATCTCTCTAATAGCTAGCGCCGTACTTCTTACTGCGTGCGCCGGTGCCGAGGTGCGCCCAATTGTGGATATGAATGGCGTAAATGAGGCGCGCTATGAGAAAGATTTAGCCGAGTGCCAAGATTATGCAAAGCAGGCTACTGGGATGGGCGGCACCGCCGCAAAGGGCGCAGGAGCAGGGGCAGTTGTTGGCGGACTTCTAGGCTTAGTAACCGGAAGTAATACAACAGGGATCGTTCAGGCAGCTGGTGCAGGTGCGATCATTGGTGGTGCTGGTGGTGCTTATAAAGGGAATGACTCGCAAGAAGCAGTTGTTAAAAAGTGTCTCGTTGGTCGCGGATACAAGGTCCTTAATTGA
- a CDS encoding BLUF domain-containing protein has translation MPKPATKYFPEGNYTELDLVSLSYVSDAAEEFGILSLMQMVDKASRRNKALNVTGVLSFDHGRFGQILEGKPKDVEAIWELILNDPRHTNVVSLGMKKINTRRFANWSMRLCGREEIVAAEPQLKI, from the coding sequence GTGCCAAAACCAGCCACCAAATACTTTCCGGAAGGAAATTACACCGAACTGGATTTAGTCAGCCTATCCTACGTTAGTGATGCGGCTGAAGAGTTCGGTATTTTGAGTTTGATGCAAATGGTTGATAAGGCTTCGCGCCGCAATAAGGCTCTAAATGTAACGGGTGTCCTGTCCTTTGATCATGGACGCTTTGGACAAATCTTAGAAGGGAAGCCCAAGGATGTTGAGGCAATCTGGGAGCTAATTCTGAATGATCCCCGTCATACTAATGTAGTTTCTTTAGGTATGAAGAAAATTAATACTCGGCGCTTTGCTAATTGGTCGATGCGCTTGTGTGGCCGAGAGGAGATTGTGGCAGCCGAGCCACAGCTAAAAATATAA
- a CDS encoding rhodanese-like domain-containing protein, translated as MKTIQHLIAVILLSLISFGGAAWAQSGTIVDLQYVKAAQQRGAIIWDVRASNQYLEGHIPGAINFGDIGTVLRDPNREDFIDLAEINAIFNKAGLDIYKEIVVYGSRGNPYSYFGLFTIHYFGGKQAKVFHDGIDGWADAGLPIEKTSSTLGSINIKLAPQENLVVSNEQMRKLYNNQSVQVVDARTFNEFKGNDVRAIRGGHIPGAISIPYEQNWKDPATGLKLAKKEVKTNAGMSLKTKDELNALYAKLDPNKETVVYCQSGVRAAETATVLQNLGYKNVKIYDSSWLGWASHLASPVADETYLNVGMLNARIAAMQNKINELETALKGNKN; from the coding sequence ATGAAAACCATTCAACATCTAATTGCAGTCATTCTTTTATCACTCATATCTTTTGGAGGGGCGGCTTGGGCTCAATCAGGCACCATTGTTGATCTCCAGTATGTAAAAGCGGCCCAGCAACGTGGTGCGATTATTTGGGATGTGCGCGCCAGTAATCAGTATCTTGAAGGACATATTCCTGGTGCAATCAATTTCGGGGATATCGGAACTGTTTTACGAGACCCCAATCGCGAGGATTTTATTGATTTAGCGGAGATCAATGCAATCTTTAATAAGGCTGGGCTAGATATTTATAAAGAGATCGTGGTGTATGGCTCGAGAGGTAATCCTTACTCCTATTTTGGCCTATTCACAATCCATTATTTTGGGGGTAAGCAGGCCAAAGTTTTTCATGATGGTATTGATGGCTGGGCAGATGCTGGCTTACCGATTGAGAAAACATCATCTACCTTGGGATCTATAAATATCAAGTTAGCCCCTCAGGAAAACTTAGTGGTTAGCAATGAGCAAATGCGTAAGCTCTATAACAATCAATCGGTTCAAGTGGTGGATGCGAGAACCTTTAATGAGTTTAAGGGTAATGATGTTCGTGCGATACGGGGAGGGCATATACCCGGCGCGATTAGTATTCCGTATGAGCAAAACTGGAAAGATCCAGCCACCGGATTAAAGCTTGCCAAGAAAGAAGTCAAAACAAATGCCGGGATGTCTTTAAAAACAAAAGACGAGCTCAATGCGCTGTATGCAAAATTAGACCCCAATAAAGAGACAGTGGTTTATTGCCAAAGTGGGGTACGTGCCGCTGAGACCGCAACCGTTCTACAAAATCTTGGATACAAGAACGTCAAGATATATGACTCGTCATGGTTAGGGTGGGCCAGTCATTTAGCCTCCCCCGTTGCTGATGAGACCTATCTGAACGTTGGGATGCTCAACGCTAGGATTGCTGCGATGCAAAATAAGATTAATGAGCTTGAGACCGCATTAAAAGGAAATAAAAATTAA